DNA from Taeniopygia guttata chromosome 28, bTaeGut7.mat, whole genome shotgun sequence:
TTCCCTCCAATCTCTTTGATTCCCTCCAGTCTCTTTGATTCCCTCCCCTCTCCACATCCAACCGAGTTCACCCCACTGAGGCTGTCTGGGACCTTTGCCCTTGGCCAGAGTTGCTCCAGGAGATTGGGATCTGTGTTTTGGGCTTTGACCTCCATCAGAAGTGTCTGGTCTCGTCCCTGTGGGAAGCACAGATGGATGGAAATCCAGCTGTTGTTGTGCTTTCCCAGCCCTGGAGTGCCAGATCCTTGttcttcccaaattccccctgcAAACCCCCTGGTTGTGGTTCCCGTTGTCTCCACGACAGGAGTTTGGAGTGGTGTGGCTGGGGCACATCAGTGTGGCAGAGGAGACACCCTGAGTGGGGTTGgcagggaattttggggtggaattttggaaTTTGAGGCTGGGTCATGGCAGGGCAAGGAACCACAGTTGAATTTAGTGGGAGGGAGGCTCAGAGGAGGTGACAGCAAAGCCTTTCCCGTGCCCAGGACACAGGTGATGAttccttttccttggaaatTTGCTTCCAAAGGCTCAGTGCTCTGcctgggaagagcagcagcccaggttTTACTGGGAGGGATCACCCAGAAGGACGTGGGGGTGTTGGAGCGAGTCCAAGgagatcagagggatggagcagctctcctgtgggaaaaggctgggagaactggggttgtccagcctggagaggagaagctttggggtcACCTAATTGGGGCCTGAAGGGGCTGACAAAACCACGTAGAGAAACtttggacaagggatggagtgaCAGGATGGAGGGAAGGCAGCGttaggtgggattttgggaaggaaactCCTCCCTGTGAAGGTGCTGGGGGTTTGGGATGAAattcccagggcagctgtggctgccccagccaggctggacagggcttggagccacctgagCTGGTGGGAGGTGTGGAATTGGGATGATCTTTTagtcccaacccaaaccattccaccATTCCACGATTCCATGAGCCGGCACGCAGCAGAGCGGCctccaaaaacaccaaaaccaccaaaaccacgCCGGGTGAGGATGGAATCTGTGCCTCGgactggtggcactggtggcactggccACTAGATGGCACGGGACAACGAGCCGGGAGCCGCTTGTTTACCCGGGACAGCCGGAACGAGGAAGCgcctgcagctccatcccttcCTGCATCCCCAGCCAGGCGCATCCCAGGCAGGGTGGGGTTTGCCGGGTGTCTCCTGGGGAGGGAattgctgctcctctgccttctcctgggCTTGCCcgtgcaggcagagctgccccaaaTAACTGGTGGGGCGTGGGGAAGGCGTCCCCGGAGAGCAGGAACGGGGCGTGCTGgtttctcctcctctcctgggatgctgcaggcgcCTCCTGCACACGAGgatggctgggctggagccatcccagctgcagccaggccctgctggagccggctcccagtccctcctcCCACTTACATCATGGCCAGGCAGTTGTTGTTCAGCTCTGGCTTCTCATTCCCACAGCCACTCGCTGGGATGAGTCCTAGGGAAGCCCGTGGTACCcccaggaaaatcctgaaaCTGCCTGAAAAGCAGCTCAGGGAGGTGGCTGCTCTGAAACTAGACACCTggaggttttaattttttaaatttttttttaataaatgtataAAGTGCGAGCTCCTTATTCCCCTCAGCTGCTCACATCCCACAGCcagctggctccagagctgcctCGCTGCTCCTTCCACACCCCAGAGGAGAGAAGGAGTGGGGTGGCTCCCAGCTGGACAAGAATCCTGGccacagctgcatttttttttttgtttttttaccaGAATTGGTTGTTCACCACCATTTTTAACTCGTGTCTCTTGTCCCACTTTCAATTCCCTTCTCgtgtgggaagggaagaaaggcCTTGTTTCCTCCCCCTCTTCTTCTGACATTTTCTGCCAGTGTTTGAGGGAGCTGTGGGACAAATTGAAACTAAAAGTTGATTGTGGGGCTCTGTGTTTTGGGGAGTTGAACCCCCCCATTTTTCACAGCTGGTTACAGATAATGCTCCCAGCAAAGACTGCTGGAGCTCTTGCCCTCTCCAGAAATGCTCAAAATCCCTCAAAGTGAcccaaaagcagcaggttttaTTTGTGGCTTCACGTGTGGCTCCCCAACAGGACAGGGACAATTTCAAAATCCCTAAAAGTGAcccaaaagcagcaggttttaTTTGTGCCCTCACGTGTGGCTCCCCAACAGGACGGGGACAAGTTCTGGAGGATGCCAGAGTGCTACATCCGTGGCAGCACCATCAAATACCTGCGGATCCCCGACGAAATCATCGACATGGTGAAGGAGGAGGTGGTGTCCAAGGGCAGAGGCCGTGGTgggatgcagcagcagaagcagcagaagggccGTGGGGTTGGAGGAGCTGGACGAggtaaaaatcttattttttttccccctgcttggagagggagggatgggatCCCTGCCTTTAAAAATTCCCCTCTTGTgcaaggagcagctcctgctgctctgttttaaaggcagggctgtgtctgggAGAAGCTGGGGCAGTTCCTGAGCAGGATCCAGTCGGGCGAGTGCCAAGGAACAGGGAGGATTCGTGACAGGGATGGGCCTCCCTCGTTCCTGGGGTTGGGCAGGAGCTTAAGAGAGTCTGAACTTGACTATTTCAGCTCCTCCCGGCTCGTTTAGGAGCgtggccctgcagagctgtagCTTAGCAAGGCccaaggggaaaacaaaaggcaGTTCTGggtgaaaataatgaaaataaaccagGCTTTGCCCATGgcagtgagagaaaaaaaatcgTCTTCTCCCCCTTCAAAATGGGGCTTTGGGTTTCCTGATTTgttaatgtatttatatttaaaaaaaaaaaaaaaaaaagacaaaactatGTGAGGGTTTGAGCTGCTCCTGAAACATGAATAATTCATGTTTCTGATAAAGGGGAGGTTGCCACTTCAGAAGAAATAGGTCACCAAAACAGCCCTTCCCATTCCGTGGGGTTAGGTGATCCCAGGGCACTTCAGCTGGGGGACATGCTgctcctttttcccccaaattacCCCGCTGGGAGCCTGGGAGCTGTTTCTCTGCTCTCCCCTAATGCcacatttttgggatttgtggtcaccccacagccccggggctgctctTGGCCCGGGCTTCCCCTGCAGTCAGAAAAATCCCGAGTTAAATTTTAGGGGACAGGGATTTGTGGAGCCTCCCTGGAGAGCTGCCTGAGCTCTGGCCGTGCCAGGAATCCTGGCAGGACAGCTGGGATGGACCTGGGGccattcccagcagctccttctccccAGATCCCCTGGAAACTCCCAGCAGGCAGAACTgacctttccttttccctttatttttgttCCCCTCCTCGCCTTTGCCTCGGCAGGGctgttttttaggatttttttgggggataaACAGCAAAGCCACGCTGTTTTCCCCGCTGTGGCAATGCCCACCTCGTGGGGAGCTCCAAGGTGGAGCTCCTGCTTGTTCCCATGTGCAGCCTCAGTTTGCTGATGGAATATTTTCAAGGGAAGCTTTGGCATTTGCTAATTAGCTCAAAGGTTTGGCTCTCATTACCGAGACAagaagggaggagggaaagggaaaaaaaaaaaaaaaaggcaggacaATTTTGTTGGGAGGCCAACGGGCAGGAGGGAAACTGTAATTGTGCTCACAGTTGAAAGGATTATTGTTCCTGACACTCCTAATCCTCCTCCTTTGACTTCTTGCTTGCCAAACTCAGAAGTCCCCAGCCTTTGCTCCAGGAGGAGCATCCCAAGCACTGCAGGGTTGGGAATAATTTGTGTTTTGCCTCTGGTTGGGGCACGTCTCCTCCTCTAGAGAAGCTCCTGTGCCTGGTGCTTGGGTTGGGtctcctctgggctctgcctTTTGGGAAGCAGGGTGGATCCACATCCCTTTGTCCCtaggatggaattttgggggtaaatctgagggctgggctcagcagctcctgtggattttggggttttgggatgcTCATCTCACTGCAgcctccccaaaaaaaccctgctgtCCTGTGCCCAGAACCAGGGATTGCTCTGTCCGCTTTTTGGGTTGCCCTCACAGCTCTCAGGGGCCACGTTCCCACCTGGATTTTAAATTTGTGGCTTCCCCGGTTCCATTTTTTTGGAAGAAACTTCATTTTACCACGAGATTAACATTAATCACGAGACAGACACGCCAGGGAGATCCTGCTGAACTTGCTGCTGATGGGGGGGATGAGTTTATGCACCTCCTAAATAAAGGTCTGGGACTGGGAAAGGAGAAGTCAAAAAGTCACATTTCTGCTTCTAAGACTCAAAAATAAGCAGGTTTTTGGGTAAAACATGAGTTAACTGAAGCTGTAAGGCGTTGCTGGCTCACGGGGATGCTGATTCCTGTTCCTTTCTGCCCCACAGGTGTTTTTGGTGGCCGTGGCCGAGGAATTCCGGGCAGTGGAAGAggccagcaggaaaaaaagccagGCAGGCAATCAGCCAAGCAGTGAGGGCCAGGGACAGTTCGGGTTTTGTCACCTCAGGGTTGCCACGTGCCCAAAAAcgttcccttttccccctcttccaTCAGAGTCAGAGCCCAAAATCATCTTCCTTTGGAAGCCCCTCACGCTTTAATCTGGTGGAGTTTTCACTCCTTCTAGTCAGTAAATCAttggaaatactttttaaaaattcgTTCATGGTTAAGGACCGAGGGTCTGCCTTCTCCTGAGAGTGACTTTTCCAGGTTTACCaggtttaatttaaaatattttcctgtttggAGGTACCAGAATGAAGGCAAACACTTTCTGGattgcttggattttttttttttttttaatacttgaaACTTGGGAAACTTGTTTTGTTTGTAACAAATGCGTTTTGGTTTAAAAACACTGAACTTGAGGATGTTGTGTCTGTACATGAATAGTCCTaaaggtttgggggtttttttttaaaccaacaAACTTTTAAGCTattgcttttcttctcctggCCAGTGAGTTCTGTTTCTCCAGTGGCTTAAGGGAGGGATGAACATTGGCCTTCAAGGCTTGTTCCCAAGAGAGCTTTGTGACAAATGAGCATTTCCCAATTAGTTCATTGCTAATTTGACTTCAGATTAGAAGTTTCCTTCAAAggaacagggttttttttctgtttttttttttttaatttttttttttgcatgaggCTGGTGCACCCCTTATTCCTCGTGGGGGAttttgaaatcttttttttttgaacagcAACCTGAGTTGATTTACACAGATTTATTTCCCCCCCCTGCTTTGAAAACTCTCTCCCTTCTGCTGTGACACCGAGTCCTGAACTCTGATGATATTTCTCAACCTAATTTCTCCCAGCACCTGGTGATTGACCTCACTGGCTGTACCTGTCACTTCCTTCCCAACCACCAATTATCTTCCCTTGGGGACTCAGGCCAGCGTGTGAACGTGTCCCTGTGTAGGTTCAGAGAactcctgggaattcccaggtCAGGTTACTCCAGTCTTCCATCCCACGAGCAAAATACACCCTCGGAATATCCTGGCTGATCCCAGTTGAGCACACGGGGGGAATGAACAGCTCTGGGTGTGCCTCAACCCCCCCTGGGACGGATGAAACAGCTGCATTTTGAGGGGAAAACTGATATTGTGGCTTGTTTtgagcaggtttggggtttgtacAACTGGTTCTCATATTGGAGCCTCTGCCATCGCCACTGCACTGAAATGGAGTGAAGAACATGCTTTTAtagacttatttttttaatgtttatagAACTGGGCGCAGTGGTGAGTGAGAATAAATCTCCAGCCTCTTCCAGCCGCCTCCCTCTGTGTGTCTGTGATGCTGCTGGGCCCTGTCCGACCCGGAGCCCTTCCCGAGCCCTGGAATCGGGGATAAACCCCTGAACATTCCACTTCCAGCACCAGCCTCGTGTTCTCCGTGGGGCTGCTCACCCCACGCTTCTCCCAGGGAGCCAATTCCAGGGGATGGGGTGATGTGTCCTCCCTCCTGGAAAACTCCTGTGGCATTTTAACAAAGCCCAGGCTGTGTCAGACTTTCCCTTCCCGACCTGCTCCCTCCCTTCGGATCCCTCCAGCCACAGAGGCTCCGTGTGCTGTGGCTTCCCTGCTGGAAAGGGaaacagctccagccctgctgggatttAAGGGCTTTTCTGGCAGCAGAAATCCTGACTGCAGCCATGGGACCTTTGGCTCCAGCTCAGGGTAGAGTCCTCCAAGTGCTCCTTATCTCCTGGGGTCAGGCGATGGAGCTCGTTAAGTTCTGCATTTGTTTAATTACACCACGGCCTTTAGCAGCATTCCCTGCCTgcttcccccttttcctttttccacctctgcaggaatatttttgtCCCCCGGCAAAGGGCAGCTGGGTGGCAGATGGCTCCGTGGAAGGGCACAGCTGTCACTTTGGGCTTTTCTGCCCCAAAAATGAACATCTGGGGCTGTCACTGCCCCTGTGGCAGCGCAGGCAGGCTAAAAACAACaacgaaaaaaaaaattaaaacagggAGGAGCGAGATAAAAGCAACAagcagagaggaggaagaaaagtcTGAGCCTGGCTGCTGGCGTGGGTGGGCGCAGAGCCTGGGCACGGAAAGACCCAGCAAAGGCCACCCTGGAAACCCTTCCCGGGATATTTTGGTGGCAGTGGAGCTGGTGGCAGCCCGGGTTTGTGTCTCTGACCGCGCCACGGTGACTCAGAACTTCTGAGCCTCGCCGAGGAGGCAGCACAGGAATAGTTACACACAGCGACGCGAAGGGAGTGGCTGCCGAAATACTTCAGGGCTGTGCTAAGCAACTAAAAATACACGTCaaaccctcctcctcctcctcctttttcctttttaaatctgttttctttctctctttatttctggttttttttttttctttttttttttttaattcttgtttttGACTGTTGGAGGCCCCTGGGAGTTCCTCGGGGAcaggggcaggtttggggacaggcactggcagctgtgACTTCTTGT
Protein-coding regions in this window:
- the LSM4 gene encoding U6 snRNA-associated Sm-like protein LSm4 — its product is MLPLSLLKTAQNHPMLVELKNGETYNGHLVSCDNWMNINLREVICTSRDGDKFWRMPECYIRGSTIKYLRIPDEIIDMVKEEVVSKGRGRGGMQQQKQQKGRGVGGAGRGVFGGRGRGIPGSGRGQQEKKPGRQSAKQ